A portion of the Motilibacter rhizosphaerae genome contains these proteins:
- the htpX gene encoding zinc metalloprotease HtpX, giving the protein MHRHHNGLRTAALLGVLSALILVVGQLVGGASGLTIALVLALGMNAFAYFKSDTIALRSMRARPVSEVEAPWLYAIVRDLSTAAQQPMPQLYVSPTQAPNAFATGRNPQHAAVCVTEGITQLLDQRELRGVLGHELSHVYNRDILISSVAATLASVVMYVAQFAMFLPLGGGSDDDDRPNPVVVLLGLLLAPVAASLVQLAISRSREFEADASGAALTGDPLALASALRKIEAGARALPLPPEPRLQTTSSLMIANPFGAGGAGRLFSTHPPTAERVRRLEEYAGLR; this is encoded by the coding sequence ATGCACCGCCACCACAACGGCCTGCGGACCGCCGCCCTGCTGGGCGTGCTCAGCGCGCTCATCCTCGTCGTCGGCCAGCTGGTCGGCGGCGCGAGCGGGCTGACCATCGCCCTCGTGCTCGCCCTGGGCATGAACGCGTTCGCCTACTTCAAGAGCGACACGATCGCGCTGCGCTCGATGCGCGCCCGCCCGGTCAGCGAGGTCGAGGCGCCCTGGCTGTACGCCATCGTCCGCGACCTCTCGACCGCGGCGCAGCAGCCGATGCCGCAGCTCTACGTCTCGCCGACCCAGGCGCCGAACGCCTTCGCCACCGGCCGCAACCCCCAGCACGCCGCGGTCTGCGTCACCGAGGGCATCACCCAGCTGCTCGACCAGCGCGAGCTGCGCGGCGTGCTCGGGCACGAGCTCTCGCACGTCTACAACCGCGACATCCTCATCTCGTCGGTCGCGGCGACGCTCGCCTCCGTCGTCATGTACGTCGCGCAGTTCGCGATGTTCCTGCCGCTCGGCGGCGGCAGCGACGACGACGACCGGCCGAACCCCGTGGTGGTGCTGCTCGGCCTGCTGCTAGCGCCCGTCGCCGCCTCGCTCGTCCAGCTGGCGATCAGCCGGTCGCGCGAGTTCGAGGCCGACGCGTCCGGGGCCGCGCTCACCGGTGACCCGCTGGCGCTGGCGAGCGCGCTGCGCAAGATCGAGGCGGGGGCGCGAGCCCTGCCGCTGCCGCCCGAGCCGCGGCTGCAGACGACGAGCTCGCTCATGATCGCGAACCCGTTCGGTGCCGGCGGGGCGGGGCGGCTCTTCTCGACGCACCCGCCGACCGCGGAGCGGGTCCGCCGCCTCGAGGAGTACGCCGGCCTGCGCTGA
- a CDS encoding 4Fe-4S binding protein has product MSGSDRRRGVIALREESCTVCMLCVRECPDWCITIDSHVERVPAEGPGGRPRTAHVLDRFDIDYALCLYCGICVEVCPFDALFWSPETDYAEPALGDLVHGKERLGEWLGSAPGAAQPDGQSASG; this is encoded by the coding sequence ATGAGCGGGAGCGACCGGCGCCGGGGGGTCATCGCGCTGCGCGAGGAGAGCTGTACCGTCTGCATGCTCTGCGTGCGCGAGTGCCCGGACTGGTGCATCACCATCGACTCCCACGTCGAGCGCGTCCCTGCCGAGGGGCCGGGCGGCCGGCCGCGGACCGCGCACGTGCTGGACCGGTTCGACATCGACTACGCGCTCTGCCTGTACTGCGGCATCTGCGTCGAGGTCTGCCCGTTCGACGCGCTGTTCTGGTCCCCGGAGACCGACTACGCCGAGCCCGCGCTTGGCGACCTGGTCCACGGGAAGGAGCGGCTGGGGGAGTGGCTGGGCAGCGCTCCGGGCGCCGCGCAGCCCGACGGGCAGTCCGCCTCCGGCTGA
- a CDS encoding NADH-quinone oxidoreductase subunit C → MTAALEPALRDALAELGDDLLEVGSRPGAPAEVAYARVPPGRWREAVGLVVERAGAGWLDWLGAVDEEERVDLLVCLRAPDGPSAGAVALLATGLPPDAPEVDSLVPLLPGAAWHEREAHEMYAVGFRGHPDLRPLLLPPGFEGHPLRKDFVLASRVAREWPGEHEPSGRTRRRALPPGVPEPGTWGGA, encoded by the coding sequence GTGACAGCCGCGCTGGAGCCGGCCCTGCGCGACGCGCTCGCGGAGCTCGGGGACGACCTGCTCGAGGTCGGCTCGCGGCCGGGGGCGCCCGCCGAGGTCGCGTACGCCCGGGTGCCTCCCGGGCGCTGGCGCGAGGCGGTCGGGCTCGTGGTCGAGCGCGCCGGCGCCGGGTGGCTCGACTGGCTCGGTGCGGTCGACGAGGAGGAGCGCGTCGACCTCCTGGTCTGCCTGCGCGCGCCCGACGGACCCTCCGCGGGGGCCGTCGCACTGCTGGCGACGGGTCTCCCGCCGGACGCGCCGGAGGTCGACAGCCTCGTGCCGCTGCTGCCCGGCGCGGCCTGGCACGAGCGCGAGGCCCACGAGATGTACGCCGTGGGCTTCCGCGGGCACCCGGACCTCCGCCCGCTGCTGCTCCCGCCGGGGTTCGAGGGGCACCCGCTGCGCAAGGACTTCGTGCTGGCGTCCCGCGTCGCCCGCGAGTGGCCCGGCGAGCACGAGCCGAGCGGGCGGACCCGCCGGCGCGCGCTGCCCCCGGGCGTGCCCGAGCCCGGCACCTGGGGCGGCGCATGA
- a CDS encoding YajQ family cyclic di-GMP-binding protein yields MADSSFDIVSKVDRQEVDNALNQTAKELSQRFDFKGTGATIAWSGEEAVVLEASSEERLKAAYDVFQEKLIKRGISLKAVDAGEPQQSGKTYKLTGSIKQGISQDDAKKLAKTIRDEGPKGIKAQVQGDELRVSSKSRDDLQAVIALLKGKDLDIAVQFVNYR; encoded by the coding sequence ATGGCGGACTCGTCGTTCGACATCGTGAGCAAGGTCGACCGCCAGGAGGTCGACAACGCGCTGAACCAGACGGCCAAGGAGCTGTCGCAGCGCTTCGACTTCAAGGGCACCGGCGCCACCATCGCGTGGTCCGGCGAGGAGGCGGTCGTGCTGGAGGCCAGCTCCGAGGAGCGGCTCAAGGCGGCGTACGACGTCTTCCAGGAGAAGCTCATCAAGCGCGGCATCTCGCTCAAGGCGGTGGACGCCGGGGAGCCCCAGCAGTCGGGCAAGACCTACAAGCTCACCGGCAGCATCAAGCAGGGCATCAGCCAGGACGACGCGAAGAAGCTCGCCAAGACGATCCGCGACGAGGGCCCCAAGGGCATCAAGGCGCAGGTCCAGGGCGACGAGCTGCGGGTGAGCTCGAAGAGCCGCGACGACCTGCAGGCCGTCATCGCGCTGCTCAAGGGCAAGGACCTCGACATCGCGGTGCAGTTCGTCAACTACCGCTAG
- the rpmG gene encoding 50S ribosomal protein L33 → MAATDVRPKITLACQECKHRNYITKKNRRNDPDRIELKKFCPNCRTHTAHRETR, encoded by the coding sequence GTGGCTGCCACCGACGTCCGTCCCAAGATCACCCTGGCCTGCCAGGAGTGCAAGCACCGCAACTACATCACCAAGAAGAACCGGCGCAACGACCCCGACCGGATCGAGCTGAAGAAGTTCTGCCCGAACTGCCGGACGCACACCGCGCACCGCGAGACCCGCTAG
- a CDS encoding FAS1-like dehydratase domain-containing protein encodes MGLDASLVGRSYPASAAYEVGREEVRRFASAVRTGDGGEPVAAPPTYPFVVAWRALQPLLEDPGLGIALERVVHGEQRFALTRALVPGDRVSGTATVESVRVLGPAALVAVRVDLTAAEGPLGSAWSTLVISSAASGEASA; translated from the coding sequence GTGGGTCTCGACGCCTCCCTCGTCGGCCGCTCCTACCCCGCCTCGGCGGCGTACGAGGTCGGCCGCGAGGAGGTCCGCCGCTTCGCCTCCGCCGTGCGGACGGGCGACGGCGGCGAGCCCGTCGCGGCGCCGCCGACCTACCCCTTCGTGGTGGCCTGGCGCGCGCTGCAGCCGCTGCTGGAGGACCCCGGGCTCGGCATCGCGCTCGAGCGGGTCGTGCACGGCGAGCAGCGCTTCGCCCTTACCCGCGCCCTGGTGCCGGGCGACCGGGTCTCGGGCACGGCGACGGTCGAGTCCGTGCGCGTCCTCGGCCCCGCGGCCCTGGTGGCCGTGCGCGTCGACCTCACCGCCGCCGAGGGCCCGCTGGGCAGCGCCTGGTCCACGCTCGTGATCTCCTCCGCCGCGAGCGGGGAGGCGTCCGCGTGA
- a CDS encoding MaoC family dehydratase, with protein MTLRSAAGVAVGDELGPTTHALTRADLVRYAGASGDFNPIHWDERTAEAVGLPGVIAHGMLTMALAGSLLTAWAGSPDAVADFSVRFVKPVVVPWGEQGAELVVSGRVAELLPEGRVRVELQAVSSGVRVLAGARAVLQLAP; from the coding sequence GTGACGCTCCGCTCCGCCGCTGGCGTCGCCGTCGGCGACGAGCTCGGCCCGACGACCCACGCGCTCACCCGTGCGGACCTCGTCCGCTACGCCGGCGCCTCCGGGGACTTCAACCCCATCCACTGGGACGAGCGCACCGCCGAGGCCGTCGGCCTGCCCGGGGTCATCGCCCACGGGATGCTGACGATGGCCCTCGCCGGCAGCCTGCTCACCGCCTGGGCGGGGAGCCCGGACGCCGTCGCCGACTTCTCCGTGCGCTTCGTCAAGCCCGTCGTCGTCCCCTGGGGCGAGCAGGGCGCCGAGCTGGTCGTCAGCGGCCGCGTCGCCGAGCTCCTCCCCGAGGGGCGGGTCCGCGTCGAGCTGCAGGCCGTGTCGAGCGGCGTCCGCGTGCTCGCCGGCGCCCGGGCCGTGCTCCAGCTCGCGCCGTGA
- a CDS encoding SigE family RNA polymerase sigma factor, with amino-acid sequence METPEAFDRLLRERSAALLRTAYLLTGDRHLAEDLLQSALTKTYLRWETLRDEAAAEAYVRKVMVSIYTRWWQRKWNGERPTAELPDVELLDPYGAADDREHVRRLLAQLPRRQRAVIVLRFYEDMSEKEIAESLGISPGTVKSTASAAMGKLRALLAEPADGVGAAVDLTQVEGRGGRGAGPVGGGERA; translated from the coding sequence ATGGAGACGCCGGAGGCCTTCGACCGTCTCCTGCGCGAGCGCTCCGCGGCGCTGCTGCGGACGGCGTACCTCCTGACGGGCGACCGGCACCTCGCCGAGGACCTGCTCCAGTCGGCGCTGACCAAGACCTACCTGCGCTGGGAGACCCTGCGCGACGAGGCGGCCGCCGAGGCCTACGTCCGCAAGGTCATGGTGAGCATCTACACCCGCTGGTGGCAGCGGAAGTGGAACGGCGAGCGGCCGACGGCCGAGCTGCCGGACGTGGAGCTGCTCGACCCGTACGGCGCGGCGGACGACCGCGAGCACGTGCGCCGGCTGCTCGCGCAGCTGCCGCGCCGGCAGCGCGCGGTGATCGTCCTCAGGTTCTACGAGGACATGTCCGAGAAGGAGATCGCCGAGTCGCTCGGCATCTCCCCGGGCACGGTGAAGAGCACGGCGTCAGCCGCGATGGGCAAGCTGCGGGCGCTGCTCGCGGAGCCCGCGGACGGAGTGGGTGCAGCAGTGGACCTGACGCAGGTCGAGGGCAGGGGCGGCCGGGGGGCCGGACCGGTGGGAGGAGGGGAGCGCGCATGA
- a CDS encoding UDP-N-acetylmuramate dehydrogenase — MSTLAELTTLGVGGPAGRLVRATTEAELLSAVQEADAAREPLLLVGGGSNLLVGDAGFPGTVVQVATRGAALVDCGCGYPTLDVAAGEPWESVVDRALEEGLAGIECLTGIPGTTGATPVQNVGAYGQEVAAVVERVRTWDRLTGQRRTLAVGDCGFGYRTSRFKQERLPEDWPGAEQGPAARQRWVVLGVELALRPAELSDPVRYAELARALGVPEGGRAPLARVRETVLALRARKGMVLDPADPDTRSAGSFFTNPVVPAAAAERVPADAPRWPAPEGRVKLSAAWLIQHAGFPPGYGDGPAALSGKHALALTNRGGARAEDLVALARTLRDRVADRFGVVLEPEPALVGVAL, encoded by the coding sequence GTGAGCACCCTCGCCGAGCTCACCACCCTGGGGGTGGGCGGCCCCGCCGGCCGCCTCGTGCGGGCCACGACCGAGGCCGAGCTGCTCAGCGCGGTCCAGGAGGCGGACGCCGCGCGCGAGCCGCTCCTCCTCGTCGGGGGCGGCAGCAACCTGCTGGTCGGCGACGCCGGCTTCCCCGGGACCGTCGTCCAGGTCGCCACGCGCGGCGCCGCCCTCGTCGACTGCGGCTGCGGCTACCCCACGCTCGACGTCGCCGCGGGGGAGCCCTGGGAGTCGGTCGTCGACCGCGCCCTCGAGGAGGGCCTGGCCGGCATCGAGTGCCTCACCGGGATCCCCGGCACCACCGGCGCCACCCCCGTCCAGAACGTCGGCGCGTACGGCCAGGAGGTGGCCGCCGTCGTCGAGCGCGTCCGCACCTGGGACCGGCTCACCGGGCAGCGGCGCACCCTCGCGGTCGGGGACTGCGGCTTCGGCTACCGCACCAGCCGCTTCAAGCAGGAGCGCTTGCCGGAGGACTGGCCGGGCGCGGAGCAGGGCCCCGCCGCTCGCCAGCGCTGGGTCGTGCTGGGCGTCGAGCTCGCCCTGCGGCCGGCCGAGCTGTCCGACCCGGTCCGCTACGCCGAGCTGGCCCGGGCGCTCGGCGTCCCCGAGGGCGGACGGGCCCCGCTCGCCCGGGTCCGCGAGACCGTGCTCGCGCTGCGCGCCCGCAAGGGCATGGTCCTCGACCCGGCCGACCCCGACACGCGCAGTGCCGGCTCCTTCTTCACCAACCCGGTCGTGCCCGCCGCGGCGGCCGAGCGCGTCCCGGCCGACGCCCCGCGCTGGCCCGCGCCCGAGGGCCGCGTGAAGCTCTCGGCGGCCTGGCTCATCCAGCACGCCGGCTTCCCGCCGGGCTACGGCGACGGCCCGGCCGCGCTGTCCGGCAAGCACGCCCTCGCGCTCACCAACAGGGGCGGCGCGCGGGCCGAGGACCTCGTCGCGCTGGCCCGTACGCTGCGCGACAGGGTGGCCGACCGCTTCGGGGTGGTCCTGGAGCCCGAGCCCGCCCTCGTGGGTGTCGCCCTCTAG